The genomic DNA GCCCCCGCCTTGAAGTACGCGCCGGAGAAGGTCGCCGGGTAGTCGAACTTCCACACCCCGTTGTAGTAGCACTTGACGACGTTGTTGCTGACCTCGAACTTGACCGTGAAGCGGGTGCCCAGCACGTAGTTGGACGTCAGCGTGGGGCCATCCGCGCCGTTGAGATCGATGAAGAGCTTGGAGCCCTCCAGCCGGAAGACGATGACGTCATCCGAGTCATCGTGAATCTGTCCGACGACGATGTGCTTCTTCACGTCGGGCAGGTGGGTGATCTTCTGGTCGATGAACAGGGTGTGCTTTCCCGAGGACGACGACCAGGCCGCCTTGGCGCTGCCCTTCATCTCCCGCAGCTCCGAGCGGGGATAGCCCGAGCCGCTGGTGGTGACGCCCCCGGCATGAGCCCGGAACACCACGCCATCCTTCGTGGAGTTCAAGTGGAAGTAGGTGGAGTGGCTATAGGTGTCCAGCGCTGGCTGGGAGATCTCATCGGGGCTCTCTTCGTCACCGATGGGCAGCGTGATCTTCCAGTTGTCGAGCTCCAGCACGTCGGACGGGAAGGTGGCATTGCCGGAGGGAGTACCCGCGTCGATGGGCGGCGGCGGAGTGGTCCCGCTCGCGGTCAACGTGAAGTCATCGAACCGGCCGATCCCCGCGTTGTAGGCGCCGTAGAGCGTCACGGAGGTGGCGTCGCCGGAGTTGAATGACACCGAGACTTGAGTCCAGGCACTGGCGTTGATGCCCTTGCTGCCCAGCACCGTGGACTGGCTCTTCGCGCCCACGGTCCCCCTGCCAAGAATC from Melittangium boletus DSM 14713 includes the following:
- a CDS encoding polysaccharide lyase family 7 protein; the protein is MNDRLGRALRSLVSPWLLPALMLSACGSGSVPPEEALDLSSISGTLLGTISNPGFESGKTSWGDEASFEISTSDSHSGSSSAKLSASGMRIQQTLSVDPHTTYTLSAWILGRGTVGAKSQSTVLGSKGINASAWTQVSVSFNSGDATSVTLYGAYNAGIGRFDDFTLTASGTTPPPPIDAGTPSGNATFPSDVLELDNWKITLPIGDEESPDEISQPALDTYSHSTYFHLNSTKDGVVFRAHAGGVTTSGSGYPRSELREMKGSAKAAWSSSSGKHTLFIDQKITHLPDVKKHIVVGQIHDDSDDVIVFRLEGSKLFIDLNGADGPTLTSNYVLGTRFTVKFEVSNNVVKCYYNGVWKFDYPATFSGAYFKAGAYVQSSCTGEKKVPNESCAAYGENVIYDLKVTHQ